The Amia ocellicauda isolate fAmiCal2 chromosome 16, fAmiCal2.hap1, whole genome shotgun sequence nucleotide sequence AAGACAATGACAAAGAGGcaacactggacacacacagggcacacactggacacacacagggcacacactttcatacacactggacacacacagggcacacactttcatacacactgggcacacacagggcacacacggggcacacacagggcacacactttcatacacactgggcacacactggacacacacagggcacacacttttacacactggacacacacagggcacacacttttacacactgggcacacactttcatacacactgggcacacacagggcacacactttcatacacactggacacacacagggcacacacttttacacactggacacacacagggcacacactttcatacacactggacacacacagggcacacacttttacacactggacacacacagggcacacactttcatacacactgggcacacacagggcacacactttcatacacactggacacacactggacacacacagggcacacactttcatacacactgggcacacacagggcacacacttttacacactgggcacacaaagggcacacacttttacacactgggcacacacagggcacacacttttacacactggacacacacagggcacacacttttacacactggacacacacagggcacacacttttacacactgggcacacacagggcacacacttttacacactggacacacacagggcacacactttcatacacactggacacacacagggcacacactttcatacacactggacacacacagggcacacactttcatacacactggacacacacagggcacacacttttacacattggacacacacagggcacacactttcatacacactggacacacacagggcacacacttttacacactggacacacacagggcacacacagggcacacacttttacacactgggcacacacagggcacacacttttacacactggacacacacagggcacacactttcatacacactggacacacacagggcacacacttttacacactggacacacacagggcacacacttttacacactggacacacacagggcacacactttcatacacactggacacacacagggcacacactttcatacacactgggcacacacagggcacacacttttacacactggacacacacagggcacacacttttacacactggacacacacagggcacacacttttacacactgggcacacacagggcacacacttttacacactggacacacacagggcacacactttcatacacactgggcacacacagggcacacactttcatacacactgggcacacacagggcacacacttttacacactggacacacacagggcacactttcatacacactggacacacacagggcacacacttttacacactggacacacacagggcacacactttcatacacactggacacacacagggcacacattggacacacacagggcacacacttttacacactggacacacacagggcacacacttttacacactggacacacacagggcacacacttttacacactggacacacacagggcacacactttcatacacactggacacacacagggcacacacttttacacactggacacacacagggcacacactggacacacacagggcacacacttttacacactggacacacacagggcacacacttttacacactggacacacacagggcacacactttcatacacactgggcacacacagggcacacacttttacacactggacacacacagggcacacacttttacacactggacacacacagggcacacactttcatacacactggacacacacagggcacacacttttacacactggacacacacagggcacacacttttacacactggacacacacagggcacacactttcatacacactggacacacacagggcacacactttcatacacactggacacacacagggcacacactttcatacacactgggcacacacagggcacacacttttacacactggacacacacagggcacacacttttacacactggacacacacagggcacacacttttacacactggacacacacagggcacacactggacacacacagggcacacacagggcacacacagggcacacacttttacacactggacacacacagggcacacacttttacacactggacacacacagggcacacactttcatacacactgggcacacacagggcacacacttttacacactggacacacacagggcacacacttttacacactggacacacacagggcacacacttttacacactggacacacacagggcacacacttttacacactgggcacacacagggcacacacttttacacactggacacacacagggcacacactttcatacacactgggcacacacagggcacacactttcatacacactgggcacacacagggcacacactttcatacacactgggcacacacagggcacacacttttacacactgggcacacacagggcacacacttttacacactggacacacacagggcacacactttcatacacactggacacacacagggcacacacttttacacactggacacacacagggcacacactttcatacacactggacacacacagggcacacacttttacacactggacacacacagggcacacactttcatacacactggacacacacagggcacacacttttacacactggacacacacagggcacacacttttacacactggacacacacagggcacacacttttacacactggacacacacagggcacacactttcatacacactggacacacacagggcacacactttcatacacactggacacacacagggcacacactggacacacacagggcacacacttttacacactggacacacacagggcacacacttttacacactggacacacacagggcacacactttcatacacactgggcacacacagggcacacacttttacacactggacacacacagggcacacacttttacacactggacacacacagggcacacactttcatacacactggacacacacagggcacacacttttacacactggacacacacagggcacacactggacacacacagggcacacacttttacacactggacacacacagggcacacacttttacacactggacacacacagggcacacactttcatacacactgggcacacacagggcacacactttcatacacactggacacacacagggcacacacttttacacactggacacacacagggcacacactggacacacacagggcacacacttttacacactggacacacacagggcacacacttttacacactggacacacacagggcacacactttcatacacactggacacacacagggcacacattggacacacacagggcacacacttttacacactggacacacacagggcacacacttttacacactggacacacacagggcacacactggacacacacagggcacacacttttacacactggacacacacagggcacacacttttacacactggacacacacagggcacacactttcatacacactggacacacacagggcacacactggacacacacagggcacacacttttacacactggacacacacagggcacacactttcatacacactggacacacacagggcacacacttttacacactggacacacacagggcacacactggacacacacagggcacacacttttacacactggacacacacagggcacacacttttacacactggacacacacagggcacacacttttacacactggacacacacagggcacacactttcatacacactgggcacacacagggcacacacttttacacactggacacacacagggcacacactttcatacacactgggcacacacagggcacacacttttacacactggacacacacagggcacacacttttacacactggacacacacagggcacacactttcatacacactggacacacacagggcacacacttttacacactggacacacacagggcacacacttttacacactggacacacacagggcacacactttcatacacactggacacacacagggcacacactttcatacacactggacacacacagggcacacactttcatacacactggacacacacagggcacacactttcatacacactgggcacacacagggcacacacttttacacactggacacacacagggcacacactttcatacacactggacacacacagggcacacacttttacacactggacacacacagggcacacactggacacacacagggcacacacagggcacacactggacacacacagggcacacacagggcacacactggacacacacagggcacacacttttacacactggacacacacagggcacacactgggcacacactttcatacacactgggcacacacagggcacacacttttacacactggacacacacagggcacacacttttacacactggacacacacagggcacacactttcatacacactggacacacacagggcacacacttttacacactggacacacacagggcacacacttttacacactgggcacacacagggcacacacttttacacactggacacacacagggcacacactttcatacacactgggcacacacagggcacacactttcatacacactgggcacacacagggcacacacttttacacactggacacacacagggcacacacttttacacactggacacacacagggcacacactttcatacacactggacacacacagggcacacactttcatacacactggacacacacagggcacacattggacacacacagggcacacacttttacacactggacacacacagggcacacacttttacacactggacacacacagggcacacacttttacacactggacacacacagggcacacactttcatacacactggacacacacagggcacacactttcatacacactggacacacacttttacacactgggcacacacagggcacacacttttacacactggacacacacagggcacacactttcatacacactggacacacagctCTCACCTGCTTGGCTCCGTCCGTGAAATCCTCGATGTTAAACTCCTGGTCAAAGTAAGCCCGGATCAGGAAGTAGTAGATCCGCGTTCGGAACCAGATGAACGGGTTGGGGATGCCCACCACCATCACCTTCTGGTCCTGCCTCTGTGGCTGGTCCCTGTCGGAGCTGTACCCCCTCACAGCGGACAGCACCGGGCCGCCACCCGGGGAGCGGTGCGGCGGGAGGCCCGAGTCTGAGCCACGGGTCAGCCGCACAGAGCTGCTCCCCGGCCGGAGGAGACACGATACAAGTCCGGGCGGCCTGGAGGTCCATCTCCTTAGCATGGGCAGCGCCATGTTCTTGTTCCTCCCACTGCGCCCCTTAGCGTCCGGCTGGAAAACAAGCCCGTACGGCTGCAGTGTCGTAAATTCAGTGTTAACGATCGGCAGAGCAAACTgatctcatttatttattacatttattaataaaataagattGCAGCGATCGGTGTAAAAGCTCAGAGCGACTTCACCATTAATATATAACAGCAAAGAAATATACGAAGCCATATCATAACAACATCAAAATGTTTCCGGGGGGACATTACATAATGAGACACGCAGGTCACATGGACATCCGGGCTCTCGGCGCTGCAGTCCGCTTGCCCTCTAACAGAGACAGGAAGTGACGCTGCTGGCGTGTCCGGTCCCGGCCCTGCCCGTCCCAATGGCGTGTCAAGAAACGGTCCCGGTGCCCGTGTACACAGACGTGGACAGAGAGCGGTTCCTGCGGGATGTCTACCCTCTGGTGAGAGCGGCTGGCCGTGGTATGGCACTGCAGACCCGGCACAGGAGGGCCGCTGCTGCTACACGAGTGTGCGGGTCTCCAGAGCCCCAGGATCAATAAAAACGCTCATTATTTTACCATCAAGTGAAGGATATGTCTGCCATTGCGTGTCGACGTCCGATTTTGCGAATGGcttctgttttcattttgagTTGATTGTGTTTTATATCATGTGAGCACAAGCACAAGCGACCTGTTGTGTGTGAGGTGGGATCACAGTACCAGGGTGTGTGTAGCGCAGGGGGGAGTGATGCTAATATAATAAGAGCTACAAGAGCTCAGTCCTCTGCGTGTTGTCACATGTTACCACTACTACTAATCATCCTCATAacaatcattattaatattattattcttggCTGAAAAAAGTCATCAGCACCtcagattaaatgaaaactgCGCTGGGCTGGGCTCTTACAACTCTCCAGGAGCAGTGATGCTGACCTGTGACTTTGGGTTATACAATGTGAAGTGTAGGGAAAATTGaacgtttttttaatatatatatatatatatatatatatatatatatatataagctcaTAAGAACGTATCtgatcgagaggaggccattcgccccatcgtgctcgtttggtgtccattaatatctaagtgatcaaggatcctatcctgtctgtttttgaatgttcccaaattgtctcttcagccacatcgctggggagtttgttcagattgtgacgcctctctgtgtgaagaagtgtctcctgttttctgtcttgaatgccttgaagcccaatttccatttgtgtctcgggtgcgtgtgtccctgctgatctggaaaagatcctctggtttgatgtggtcgatgcccttcatgattttgaagacttggatcaagtccccacgacATCACTGCCTTGTtctcaactctacacttttgacaatataccctagcattgtgtttgccttttttattgcttccccacattgtttggatggacaAAGTGATGGAGAAATAACCCCCCCACTGTGTGGAATCAAACCAACAATGCCAGGTTCGCAGTGGTGTTTTTTAACCACTATACCagcacatacatgtatatatttatatataaacacgTGAATACATCGGCATAAGAATAGTAAAGGAGGCAGAGGCGTGGGGAGGGCTGCCAGTGATGGCTTTTGACTGTGTCTTGTACTACAATGTTTGTGGAGATGAGGTGCTGGCTCTGTGTTGGTCGTGTTGGCTCTGCGTTGGCTCTGCGTTGGCTCTGTGTTGACTGCCCCGCTGTGCTCTGTCCCCTAGAGGCGTCCCGCTGTGCTGAGGGGCGTGTCCCTGGGGCCCTGCACTGACAGGTGGACGGTGGATTACCTCTGTGAGAAGGGCGGGGCCAGGGAGGTCAAGATCCACGTGTCGTCTGTTCCTCAGATGGACTTCCTGCACAAGAACTTTCTGTACAGGTACTGACCGCTGCCTGCTGTGCTGCGGCGACACTGGTACCCCACAGTGCCAGCCCTGTACCCCATCTCCAGAGTGAGTGCGACTGTGTtattgtgcgtgtgtgcgtgtgttttgcATTGTGTACTCAGGGCTGTGTGTCCCCCCAGGTCCCTCCCGTTCTCAGAGTTTGTGCAGAGAGCAGCAGAGGAGAGACACTCACAGTACTTCATCTCTGaggtgggtgtctgtgtgtgtgtgtgtgtgtgtgtgtgtgtgtgtgtgtgtgcgtgtgtgtgtgtgtgtgtgtgtgtgtgtgtgtgtgtgtgtgtgtgtgctctgtgaTCCTCAACCCTACCAGCAGGGGGCAGCAGGAAAGGCTAATCTCCTCccttactgctgctgctgccctttCATCATGGTCTAACGAAGGTGAATCCTTAACGAGGTGACCAAATCTCTCCTAATTACCCTGGCTAACCCTCTGTGATTCACACTGGCTGGTGGGGGGGCGGGTTCAATGACATTGAACCTTGTGTAGTATGTCCCTGactctgacagacagacagacaatcaGGAGTCAtactgtcagtctgtctgtctgtttaacAGGCTGTCTCTGCGTCTACCTATctgactgaccgactgactgtttgtcagtttgttactctgtttgtctgtctctttATTGAACGGTCTGTCCATCTGTTTATAGGACGAGAGTTACTACCTGCGCTCCCTGGGAGAGGATCCACGGAGggtgagtctgtctgtctgtctgtgttggtCTGAGTGTCACTGAGGTGAGGTTGTGTCTGATGGGCTGCCTCTTCTGTTGCCCtgtggggggggtgtgtgtgtgtgttgtgcgggGGGTATTCAAGTTTAGCTGAAACTTAAAAAAGCTATTTAAGTATTTTCAATGCAGCCCAACAAAACAGAGCAAAGTCTGACACAAGTTCAATCCAATACATTCATCTAGATATGAAGTTACAGATACACTTCATATGGAAAGAGTGCTGTGTTTAGTAACCGTTTATATTCCTTCCCAATCCAGACTCCACTCattatctccctctctccccttccctctctctctaaaaTCTCTTCCCCCTGTCTTCTCCTCCCCTTCCCACTTACTTTCTTCTCCCCCTcttcccactctctctctctctctctcaggaagcTGCCGACCTCAGGAAGCAGTTCCCTGACCTGGCGGAGGACTTCCGTGTCCCAGAGTTCTTCGAGGCGGAGAGCTTCTTCTCCTGCGTGTTCCGGATCAGCTCCCGGGGGCTGCAGCTCTGGACACACTACGATGTGAGAGGGGGAGCGAGGCAGACGGGAGGAGTGGAGAGGGTGCTGTGAGGGGGTCTTCATTCAGATCCCTTTACCCTGCCTGCcttcttctccctccctctctctctccaggtgatGGACAATCTCCTGGCGCAGGTGACCGGGACGAAGCGCGTGGTTCTGTTCAGCCCACAGGACGCACAGCACTTGTACCTGACAGGTGACCGCACCGCACACCTGGATTCTGTGTCTCTCAgcctctctctcgctttctctctccccctgtctgACTGTCCCTCTCTGTTTGCCTGTGTCAGattttctctctccatttccgctctctctctgtaactctgtttctctctgtccgtctctccATGTGTGGCTGTCTCATctctctgtccttctctctgtgtgtgactgtctcTGTcgctctgtccctctctctgtgtgtgactgtctctctctgtgactgtctctgtccttctctgtgtgtgtgactgtctctgtctctctgtccttctctgtgtgtgtgactgtctctgtctctctgtccctcttgctgtgtgtgactgtctctgtctcactgtccctctctgtctcgGTACAGGTGACAAGTCGGAGGTGTTGGACATCGACTCCCCAGACCTGCAGCGGTTCCCAGAGTTTGCCAGGGCGCGCAGACTGGAGTGTGTCCTGGAGCCCGGAGACCTGCTGTTCATCCCAGGTACTgcgggggtcaggggtcagggggtCACGGGAAAAGAGAGCTCACTGCTGGAGATCTGTTACTGACTCGTACttacatgtaatatatttatttatttataatttaagatttaaaaagtaaaaaattgtCCTCTGTCTCTGTTCccattttccctctctctctccttctcgtGCCCCCTtactctctcctccctctcctcctacACTTCTCcatcctctcctccctcccagCCCTGTGGTTCCACAACACCCTAGCCCTGGAGTTCGGGGTGGGCGTCAACGTGTTCTGGAGGCACCTGCCACACGGGTGCTACGACAAAAGCGACCCCTACGGAAACAAGGACCCCGTTCTGGCTTCCCGGGCACTGCAGGGGCTGGAGAAGGCTCTGCGCTGCCTGGACGAGCTTCCCCCCGAGTACCGCGACTTCTACGGCCGCCGCATGGTCCTGCGAATCCAGAGCCGCACCTACACCCCCCGGCCAGAGGGGGCGAACACCCGGCTGCAGGGCTCCGCTGAGCAGAGCTGAGCAGAGTCATAGGTGTCATGGGGCAGCTGAGCAGAGGACTACAGTTCCCAGCTGCCCCATGACACTGCTCTCTCCCCCAGATCTGCGCTGAGGCCTTCGATCAGGAAAAACATGTTTACAATGTGTCTGAAGgtgctttttttattatatcCAGTTTTTAAACATGTAATACAAGTGTGTCGACTGAAAACAAGACTCCCAACACTGCTGACCGAACACCACTCACCCGGAGGAGTGAGTTATTTCCCCAGGAGAGCGGCAGCAACAGAACGAACTGAAGGAGCCCAGCCAGTGTACACTGACAGAGTACCCTGCATGCACTGCTTCTGTTATTTAATCGGAAAATTACCCATTGGAAAATAAATGACTTGTGTAAtacgtgagtgagtgagggagaggagTGTAcgttcaaacacacacacacacatgggacATGGGAGGGGGGACTTCAGGGTCCTGCATCCGCCTGTCTGTTCAGATACAGGTAAactacacacaagcacacacacctAATGGTGAGTGATACTGATGTTGcacttttacattttgcagGTGTTGGCTTAAATACAAAACGAGACATATCCTAATTCGTAGAGGaaatttatttatctattaattATTGTCTTAGAAGAGGGCAGTCTTTCTACTATAGACATAACATCAGAGaatgtccaatcgagaggaggccattcgccccatcgtgctcgtttggtgtccattaataactaagtgatcaaggatcctatccagtctgtttttgaatgttcccacattgtctcttcagccacatcactggggagtttgttcagattgtgacgcctctctgtgtgaagaagcgtctcctgttttctgtctcgaatgccttgaagcccaatttcagGACACCCCAGTGACTCTCAGCTGATAAATGTTCTGCATCTGGAGGCCAAGCTTGTTAGTTCTAGCCCCACCTTTATCAAGGGAGATCATTTTGACATCCTGAAAttgaaattaagtaattaaaatctATTCATATAAtctgtattatattttacattaagtattAAGTACATTAAGTATTTGGGAGGGTGGGGCTGGGCTCTGAATGCTCTCCCCATAAATGTGCCTGTGTTTCTGCActatattcaatatatatattttaacaaatacTTGTATCAATATTGTCTCTAAACTAATATGCAAGAGAAGCAAAGGCACAAAGAACGGGACACACaaatcccccccccaaaaaaaatactgttttatttgtatttcacaatgtcaaaaaagaaaagtgtgcAGATCGTGTCCACCCGTGTGAGAAACAGCGAATCAATTGCAGGCGTCGGGTCTCTTGCGCGGTGCGTGTCTGTCCCACAACACGGACGGTGGCGCATCCCACCATGCTTTGCGAGCGGCTGGGCGGAAGAGCTCGCCGTGTGACCGGCTGAAGGCAGGAAGGGGAAACGAGCGgagcacaacaacaacaccgacagacagacagacagacagacagactgcagTCAGCACCCCGGTTCAGTGGAGGAGAGTGGGAGGAGCAGCGGCAACCATGGCGTTTGTGACGGCGAACTGGAACCCGCTGGGAGAGGCGTTTTACAGGTACAGGACTGAGACAGACCCGGGCTGTGCTGTGTCTGAGGTCCTGTCATGTGACCAGCAGCGTGCAggacacctgtgtgtgtgtgtgtgtgtgtgtgtgtgtgtgtgtgtgtgtgtgtgtgtgtctgtctgtctgtctgtctgtctgtctgtctgtctgtctgtctgtctgtctgtctgtctgtgtgtgagagagagagagagagagagagagactgtgtgtgtgtgtgtgtgtgtgtgtgtgagtgagagagagagagactgtgtgtgtgtgtgtctgtctgtctgtgtgtgtgtgagagagagagagagagagagactgtgtgtgtgtgtgtgtgtgtgtgtctgtctgtctgtctgtctgtctgtgtgtgtgtgagagagagagagagagagagactgtgtgtgtgtgtgtgtgtctgtctgtctgtctgtctgtctgtctgtctgtctgtgtgtgagagagagagagagactgtgtgtgtgtgtgtgtgagtgagagagagagagagagactgtgtgtgtgtgtctgtctctctgtgtgtgtgtgtctgtctgtctgtctgtctgtctgtgtgtgtgagagagag carries:
- the tyw5 gene encoding tRNA wybutosine-synthesizing protein 5 translates to MACQETVPVPVYTDVDRERFLRDVYPLRRPAVLRGVSLGPCTDRWTVDYLCEKGGAREVKIHVSSVPQMDFLHKNFLYRSLPFSEFVQRAAEERHSQYFISEDESYYLRSLGEDPRREAADLRKQFPDLAEDFRVPEFFEAESFFSCVFRISSRGLQLWTHYDVMDNLLAQVTGTKRVVLFSPQDAQHLYLTGDKSEVLDIDSPDLQRFPEFARARRLECVLEPGDLLFIPALWFHNTLALEFGVGVNVFWRHLPHGCYDKSDPYGNKDPVLASRALQGLEKALRCLDELPPEYRDFYGRRMVLRIQSRTYTPRPEGANTRLQGSAEQS